CCCGTGGTGACGTTAGAGAGAAGCCTCAGCTGTGCTGCCAACTGTAACCACCGGTTTCTGAATAGAAATTAGGGATGAAAACGGAGCGAAAAGTTTCCGACTTAGATGGAaatacagaaaaataaaactgAATTTTGCGGAACGGAAACATAATATTTGGGGAGAAAACAAAAATGGAAATAGAAGAACGTCTTTGGCGGAACAGGCTCGGAAACAAGGTTGGCTATTTGGCTTGTAGGATTGCTTGTCAGGGTGCAGTTGTGTAGCACATCTTGGTTATGCACTTCTGTTCTACTATGTTTCTACTATCCTGGGTATTCCCCTGTATTCACGTGAATACCAAAGAATTTGAGCAATTTTTTTAATACTAGTCATATGGCCCATAGCCCATACAAAGGAACAGCCCACTAGGCCAACTCGCTCCGTTCCTATTTCGCTCGCACGAAGTCACGATTCACGAACCGACGAACACGCAGTGGCGGCGCGGCAGCCCTAGGCGATCGAGGCGGAGCAGGCGAGCGGCGGAGACCGGCGGGAAGACCGCGACGTGAGTAGCCAGACCGCGATCGCCAGGTACGAACTTCACCTTTTTTCCCTGATGGCCTGATCCCCTCTGCCAGCGCGCGCACTGCCGCATCTCATATATGTATATATAGAAGAAAGAAGATTGGCACTTAGCAGCAAGACAATGTTAGCATTGCCAAATTAGCAATTTAGCTATTCAGCAGACTACTAGACTAGCATTAGCATGAGCAGATATAATTTCTTAGATGCCATTACCGCTAGATGCAAGCTTGTAATTAACTATTTTTTCCTGTACTTTCCCTTGTTTTCTCGGGTTTTTTGCTCTCATTTTGCTCAGAGATTATTATTTTTTGGAATGAATACCCGTCTCTAAACCTTGCGCCGCCAATGGGCACGCGCGTCCACTTTGTTCCTAGACAGTGCGTAGGTCCTGCATTAGTGCATTATTGCCGTAACCTCTTCAGGCCGGTCCTTGGCTTTAGAAAATCTGATTTGGATCATTTGCTATTGGGCAGAGCCTGGCTTCAGAGTTCAGACCAAATAAGACGTACGGAAGTAGTCTCACCCAGCCGTCCACCGAGAGGCGGCAGCGGAGGGGAAAAGACGAGGGAGAGAAGTCACCGAGGCAATCGACGACGACCTGTGCTCCGATGGAGATGCCGGAGATACCAATGATGCGCAGGTATAGGAGGCAGAGGAGACGTGTCTTGCAACACGCCCATTGGCTGTCCCAAGAAGAGGTACCATACTACGACGACTCCGACTCGAAATCGATCTCTCACGAACCAAGTACGGCGGCTGAGGAAGAAggcgaggacgaagaagaagaggagaaggacgacgaagacgaagaagaggatgaggaggtagaagaagaagaagaagaagacgaggagtTGGCTCCTGAATCATCCATGGAGGAAGAGAAGGACTTGTTCGATCGCCACCGTCAGGACTGGGAATTCACATTTAGCCACCCCGGCCTTACCTTCGATGTTTTCAGTGAGTAGTAAGCTACTAAGCTGTTGGTTTTCGCTTGCTTTTTTCCTTCCTTCTCCTGACACCTGCACTCAATTCGGTTTGTTGATATTGCAGCGTCACTGAGTTCAATGGTATTCACGCACTGCACGCCGAGTTGCCTCCCACATGAGGCCGTTCTCGCCGATTCCCTGCAGATATGCTCCATCAAAGTCGCCAAGATAAAACACCTCGAGTGGCCGCTCCATGTTTATGGCCTGATCGCCGCTCGGGACTACGTGGATCACAAATGCAACATCCTTTTCTACCGTCCAAGGAGCCGGAGCCAAACCCTCACTAAAAATGTACCCCCTTCTTTTTATCTACTCATACTGCATAGTGTCGCTGTCCTAGCTGTTGCCTCTTGCTTTTTGATCGATTAGCTAACAACTGACAGCCCCATGATGCTTGTCGCAGGATCCGTATTTGCACTTGACTGGCCCACGCCGCGCGCTCTTGGCCATAGATAATGTCCACATAGAAATCCAACTCAGAGTAAAGGGACATTCTAAGCTCGAAGATAGGCCACTGATCACCCAAGCCTTCCGCTACTACAATGGCTCCAACCGCGACTGGTTCTACTCCTACCTCTTCAACTACCTCTGCAAAATCCAGCTCTGCTTCGAGCAGCTCAAGCGATCGTGTCAGGCCACCGTCTTGGCGGTCCGTGTCACGCGAGGGTCGCCTTTCAAATACGGAGGACAGGTTGTCTGCTGCGCCTCGCCTTACGAGGACAATGACCCCAACAAGGAGATCGTGTTGTTCGATTCAAAGTATGGAGTTATGGATTCCGATGGAACGATGAGTATGGATCCAGATGGTTACCTCGATCTGTCGAGGCGTGTCGTTTCCGTACAAGGAAGGCTCAAGATCTTCATACATACCTACTCTCGCTCCGGGGCGATACGTGCTAGTGGCCGTATCTCGTTCAGAGCCAAGGATTGCCAAACAAGTCAGGCTAAATGTTTCCTTCACAAGCGTAGCAAGGCCTCTAGAGGGAATAGTGCCGCCTCTGAAGGCAAAGACCAAGTGAAGATTAATGTTGCTTGGTCTCGCTTTGCTAGAAAAATATCCGCTATTGAGCTAGACTGCTTCGGTGATCTTTTTTGATGCTCGAGCTCGTGAATGTTATGGACCCTTTGGCAGGCATCCATTCCTATAGTACTGAGTAGTACTATACATTAAGCTAGCTGTTATCTTTGTTAAGTGGACCAGTATTTTATCATTTGGACTTCCCTTCGTTATCTGAGTGAACCACAATGATGTATGTTTACTACTCCTTGTGTATAACTATACTGTTTTAATCAGCCTTGTGTATACCATTTTCTCTTTGGTTTATGCCAATGCTGTCTTCCCCCCTTTGAGCTTTGTGTTGCTCGACGTGCGATGATAGAGTTCATATGTCAGCATGTCCTCAGCTGTATATAAACTCAATTGTTCTTCCCATCTCAGTACACTTTGCTTTACAGCGTCTGTTGCAGTGCCTGCGAAGTAGGAAGGAAAATTTTCTGCACGCTGATAATACAATTTGATAAAATATTGATTGTGTGTAATTAACTAATTACCGCTTAAGCAATTCTCTGATtctccgaaaggttgaacacgcacgcgcagccgccgcctcaaccctagccgTCTCCAGTTCATCCTCCTCCATAGATCGTTCCCCCTCCTCTGGTCGGCTTCGCCGGCAtcgggaggagtggggaacccgatctatgcgtggagtttccaataaaagtattgttttcattagattatgttaggatttttgGTAGCCatcttcttgttggtttcccctcaatggagatggcatcgtctacaataagtgatcttcggtctttcgttcggcgacgagatcttcttcccggcgttAATTGTGGTGTTGAACGATTACAATTCTCTAGGTATGGGCCTTCAAATATTGCTTCGctagatcgattttggatcttttgtcgttgttGCCGTGATGAGGATTATCCTCGCAATTTTTGTCCCAGCTGCTACgttctcgacaatggtgattcgtactctcgactCTCCATCGATGACGACAAATCTAGTCGGTTGTTATTCCctgacatactggtgttggtactcttgccgatgttgaataactgctttaatggttgcgtgcgtgcacaCAGCCTTGACATTGCGGCTCAAAAATTTATGGGAGAACTTTCGTTGGTATTTACAGATCTATGGTTCGTTATCTATCTTTGACTGCCTTCAGAAGAGTATAAGCTGGAAGAAGAAAGAATTTGAACACCTTGAAGATTTGTttctatcttttagactttattttgtaattgttggagtcagttcatgtatctctaccatgtactatttattactataaataaatatatatggtaatgattttttaaaaaaactaATTACCGCTTAACGCTGTCATGCAATCCTTGACAGCAGTTATTTGGAAACAATGTTATTAAGCCCAGGCCAAAAGAAAAACCATACACTTCCACTCTatttcctcgaaataggctttcgtcccgctatattaatatagcaacgaaCTGATACAAGGTAGAGACCACCGCTGAGGCAAACAACACACCAAAGCccaaaagaaaacaaaagaagaagaaaaaagaaagaaaggatgATAAAGTCAGATCGACGAAAACGCTGATGatccgcaaccgctgcgccctccggaaGATTCCCACCACGAGCTTAGCCCTCCGAAGCGCCGCATACCAAGGCAGCACCTTCAATAAGGGATGCAACGATGACGACACTGCTGCCCGGACAAGCCTAGGGTTTCCCCAGTATGCGGAAGGGAAGTGGGAAGGGGAACCCCGACGCCCCTCAAGAAGGAATGGTGGCGCCCGCGagcgtcaccgcgtcggtgtcggCCATCGACAAGGATTTCTCCCGTCCCCCACAGTCCCACAGACCCGAACACTCCGTCATGCTCTGCCAACCTCGCTGCCCACCAACTCACGCCACCATGGTCACACAACCACCAACGTCGTCTCACCGTGACCCACTGACGAAGACCGACGAAACCGATAGGAATCACCCCGAGCCGAGGAGAACCTGGACAGCAGCCACGCGGGAGGGCACAACCTCCACCGCCAGCTGCGGTGACAGACCGAACGCAGCTACATGAGCAAACCAGGCCCCTCTGGCCCGGCCGAGCCCATCGGGCTCGTGAAGCTCCTGTGGCCGCGCTGCAGTCCACATGCCGCCATCCTAGCCACCCTCAGCAGGAGAAGCTCCACCAGCCGCCAGGAGCAGACCTCGGGATGCCAGACCTAGCCCGCCCAAGCCCAGATGGCCCCCAGACATGCCCAAATCTGGGTTAGGGCCGCGCCGCCGCTGGCCTCCCTGCCGCCCCGCCGCCAAGAGGATGTGCTGCCGCCACCAAGCCACCCGGAGTTGCGCcacctgtcgttgcctaatcgacggtacctcggaggagggatcctcacgagggggagaagaagtaggggccatagggcggagtgcacacgggacggtggtacgcgagttacccagcttcggaacacctgcacgatgacagggcctactgctgcttgtctggaattatctgggcgctttcgcgttgttacaatgagttgtcgttgtgcctctagggctcccgggatccggcttataaaggcgcacggatctagggtttacatggagagtcctagccggattgcagatagcctagctacgatacaatatcttgccgtgcacgtcacggatccgccttccatacacgtcgtactggatccgggttcctcatgggcctccctggatccgggtcactcctaggtcggtacggatccggccatcGATcccgggctggacttcttcctgcatgatcaacaaagcaatcgggccgcccgatgggccacatgcctcatcaccgtacgtgggccacccgggcttgccggatctaggcaccgtcgatggtacacccatgaagtatacccacaacaagagCCCCcgtgagttctccgagtttcccctGCAGTCTCCGtcttgctggtccatcatgatctccggcaaacgttggtaacgcggagaaacttgaagagctccaactttgcattttcttctttttccaacttatagccggaaaatgctcccatcccgagggacttcatccatcgacgttccaaagaacatttccgggttactccctgcttgaacgaaagccaatcttatcttcacagaatcacccggaatcttaaaagactctaacggtttcggaaatccttcatcttcagatcatgcttaacaacggaagttccgtatttcccgcgcacaacttcctcatttcccgcgctaaagtttcgcagatgcaaatcttcaaccggaattttcgggagtgcatggttaagttacctccacgtcgttttaccgcatttgacctaaacacgtgtcatccatccaacggcgcgaccgttcagtttccaccgttggatccggatcccgaatctccgagcgcggcctataaataccccgcggcccggtaaaaattcattctttcaccccctctcaccacatcgtcttcctcctcgcgccgcgccgcccgccagatcttgATTCCGGCGAACTTCGCCCCGGTGAACTTCGAGTGCCGCCGAACCAAGGCTTCCCTCGCTCCAAGATTCTCACGTTTGAACGGGAAACttgctccgccgccgattcgtggtcacgcgggccgatttccttcaagttcggcgacctcatcttccgccggagctccgtcgcaccaccgcgccattagcggtaagtacgccggacttgtagaagacaacctagtgtagaagataggcttagtgatccgggtactcagacactttgtatgggtgcagccggaagcatgccactcgaatcgtcactttgcactggtagctcttcgagtagcccggatcccaaccaaatagaacccatatgcccggatcctatatcattcctgccaccgtatgtttccgacatcggactagctcaacctttttccgcatcttccaaagaccgctccaagccggatccctaccctccaagagcgccaagaagaactcgagggacaagctcggatggcaccaaaggtgcaggaggcggaaaacaagagggcgtccaaggcccggatccgtgaaggagaacgaggtcaatggtggccttgcgcaaccaGCGTGGTGGAGCTTTGAGAGCTCCGTAACGAGGGAATGATCTCCACACACTGGAGTTTCGTTCGTGACTCCGACGCCCCCAAGCCAGAAGCCGGAGAagttgtcatgaccaaggcttgggtggaacgcggtctttcactcccttgttcggaatttttcctctccatcctcaacacctacgggctccagccccacaacatttgccccaattcataccttctcttgtccaacttcgtgactctctgcgaaggacatcttgggatccggccagatgtcaagttgtggcaattctttttccgagtgaagaaagaaactaaggacaaagcaatggtgaactgcggaagcatgacgtttatgctccgccctaatcgtatgtatcctccccatgattcacacgagtccgtccggtactggaacgccggatggttctacgagaagaatgctcctgctccggatgtccacgaaggccttccccggttcgtcaacgaacctccggaagaacttgcaagctggagcttcgtccctccactcgcccgactccaaccttggagaaagctgcgcggagaatctcccgGCTAGTCCATGACGGACTTACCGGAGCCCGGCTTACACTTAGCTGGTttacccggagaatccagccccttcgctacaacgcgcggttgatgtgcgcttacaccggggcggatgatcttctccgggttacccgccatgaTCTTCCGGCTGACTCTCTCGAAAAGAAgattcaagacgctggtgaagattccgagggccaacaggtcccggaactgttcaaggatatctacacgaacgatcagtgtcctccggtaagcttcgttctttccgttgcttcaaacttcacaaggataactctaacttctgttcattttccttccagctcaatactttggcggaggacaacttccgcaccatcattcgcgtccccgttaccagcgacacggcggaggaggctccggaagacgacgaggaggaagaggaccaggcaccccgcaaggcggctcctcgacctacaaagcgtccccgcgccaaggctcCCGGctcgaagccggagctagcggcgaggcctccgccaagaagccaaagacgacgaaaccacctccgcttgactcaaGGAAGGCGGAGCGTGCGCGTCTACGGATGCTCTCGACGGCTGGCCAGGGCACACGCCCATCATTCCCGGTGCCCCGTGAGTTTCCGAGCATGATGCGATTTTTACTTAGCGAAATTAtttcttgtctaaaccctttcacttgtttgcaggaatccgaaaaccgctgccacgcggaccaccagccaggagcccatcacgaagtacatgaagaaatctccggctgttggtccctctactccGATTCCACCCGGCgcttcccacccaactcctcaaccgtcgCCTCCTCGGGTGACCCATCTCCCCGccgccgcaaacactccaccggagataattccggttagcagcgggcactggaggaagaagatcccaaggccaaaagccctgcccaagaagaggcggaaacacaaggccaaggagatgcGGGAAGTCACTTCCGAGAAGGCCGGAGAGGGCGCCGGCGACatagtcgtttttccgaagaacttcggagatccggcggacaccacttccacccccaaggcgtatgccaccaagttttttaacaagctgactgaggcggagaagtgggaacttgaacaagacctgctcaacgccatgctgaacaacgcccggggaagccggattccaggacatcggagatccaggacttcaagaaaaacattggcgattctgcgatcaacttatacgcaagcaaaaggtactccccaagagcccccaagcatgtaggcggaaactcaaaaagtagttagcgcttaaaTGCTTAGATAAAAATTACTTCCGGTAATGTTTTTTAGAATGGACctttagcccccaagcattatggcggaaaagttccggcaatgatgctttaaaAGAAACCAGTGCTAcgaggcggaatttttactcctgccttTGTTTAAATTTTACAGAACAGCAGGCGCcgcactacgagctgcacaagaacattgccctgcagcgccgcgttactcgagtcgcggaaaatatccggaccactgaaggatgagaatgcagAACTGGCTAAACAAGCGcgtacgcccaaggttggtttccgccttcttcgtTATTAACCAAATTCCGACTTCAAGTTTGTCGTTAACGTatattattataggcgcatcctcctcccttgcaacagcttcgATCGAACTTGAGAACctacgctcctcgtaccaagaattggagacgaagctaaaggaggcggaacttaagagggagcaggccgaaaagcagtggcggagaaaaactccgagcatatcggggagaagggcgagctggagctgaaaaagaatgctgacggcgagaccatcaggaggcagcaaaaagagctcaacggactccggaaatttatggagacagcggagcagcactgggacttgctcaatgaaaacatcttgggtatgatatcggaaccttgtcaagatatttgctccgattctttttttactttgcgctcaaattgcgtgcttatatcctgattatctttttatgtag
This region of Lolium perenne isolate Kyuss_39 chromosome 2, Kyuss_2.0, whole genome shotgun sequence genomic DNA includes:
- the LOC127329770 gene encoding uncharacterized protein, translated to MVFTHCTPSCLPHEAVLADSLQICSIKVAKIKHLEWPLHVYGLIAARDYVDHKCNILFYRPRSRSQTLTKNDPYLHLTGPRRALLAIDNVHIEIQLRVKGHSKLEDRPLITQAFRYYNGSNRDWFYSYLFNYLCKIQLCFEQLKRSCQATVLAVRVTRGSPFKYGGQVVCCASPYEDNDPNKEIVLFDSKYGVMDSDGTMSMDPDGYLDLSRRVVSVQGRLKIFIHTYSRSGAIRASGRISFRAKDCQTSQAKCFLHKRSKASRGNSAASEGKDQVKINVAWSRFARKISAIELDCFGDLF